A genomic window from Flintibacter sp. KGMB00164 includes:
- a CDS encoding glycoside hydrolase family 13 protein: MPDRSVYNSRDPRCKTPYGAVPSGTKVQLTLRPLRAEGFSRATMSARFEFRDDATVTLNMPWSGLDGARDLFTCTLDTGDYVGLVWYSFGLERLDGKGRKMFGPYQLTVYDGGEVVPEWFGEGTTYQIFPDRFRRTRVPDPQGMVGGRWVHTAWQEEPEFRPDKNGEIRNRDFFGGDLKGVMEKLDYLQGLGVETLYFCPIFEAAENHRYGTADYSNIDPMLGTEEDFTQLCQMAHQRGMRVMLDGVFNHTGYVSRYFNGDGFYPTPGACQSEDSPYRSWFNFIHWPDQYESWWGIYSLPAVNEHDPSYREFIFGGKDSVVRRWLRAGADGWRLDVADELPDDFVRGIHEAARAEKPDAVIIGEVWEDGSTKVAYGVRRRHIMGRHCDGLMNYPFRNAVLSYLKGGDAADFVNAMETLRENYPRFAYYSAMNSLGTHDTARILTLLGAEEGCEHQSKEWRSNYRLGPDQRRRAKELLKLGAALMFAFPGSPTVYYGDEAGMEGFEDPFNRRTFPWGREDSELMGWFSRLGHMRKQSSALRQGDIHYRVGKGPVLAFTRTQGGETILAAFNTGSEEATLRLREHEGVQLLLGSARFHIGPEGHLLTLQPRTGSLLQIVPMEEEE; this comes from the coding sequence ATGCCAGACCGTTCCGTATACAATTCCAGAGATCCCCGCTGCAAAACCCCGTACGGCGCCGTTCCCTCGGGCACCAAGGTGCAGCTCACCCTGCGCCCCCTGCGCGCGGAAGGGTTTTCACGGGCTACCATGTCCGCCCGCTTTGAGTTCCGGGATGACGCCACCGTCACCTTGAATATGCCCTGGTCGGGGCTGGACGGAGCCCGGGATCTGTTTACCTGCACCCTGGACACGGGGGACTATGTGGGACTGGTCTGGTACTCCTTTGGTCTGGAGCGGCTGGACGGAAAGGGACGGAAGATGTTCGGCCCCTACCAGCTCACCGTCTACGACGGGGGAGAGGTGGTGCCGGAATGGTTTGGCGAGGGGACGACCTACCAGATCTTCCCCGACCGCTTCCGCCGCACCCGGGTGCCTGATCCTCAAGGAATGGTGGGAGGACGGTGGGTCCACACCGCCTGGCAGGAGGAGCCGGAGTTCCGCCCGGACAAGAACGGAGAGATCCGCAACCGAGACTTCTTCGGCGGCGACCTGAAGGGCGTCATGGAGAAGCTGGACTACCTCCAGGGCCTGGGGGTGGAGACCCTGTATTTCTGCCCCATCTTTGAGGCGGCGGAGAACCACCGCTACGGTACCGCCGATTACAGCAACATCGACCCCATGCTGGGTACCGAAGAGGACTTTACCCAGCTGTGCCAGATGGCCCACCAGAGGGGGATGCGGGTGATGCTGGACGGCGTGTTCAACCACACCGGCTATGTCAGCCGCTACTTCAACGGCGACGGATTCTATCCCACTCCTGGAGCCTGCCAGAGTGAGGATTCCCCCTACCGCTCCTGGTTTAACTTTATTCACTGGCCGGACCAGTATGAGAGTTGGTGGGGCATCTACTCCCTTCCTGCGGTGAACGAGCACGACCCCTCCTACCGGGAGTTTATCTTCGGCGGGAAAGACAGCGTGGTGCGCCGGTGGCTGCGGGCGGGCGCGGACGGCTGGCGGCTGGACGTGGCCGACGAGCTGCCCGACGACTTTGTCCGGGGCATCCACGAGGCTGCCCGGGCGGAGAAGCCCGACGCGGTGATCATCGGCGAGGTGTGGGAGGACGGCTCCACCAAGGTGGCCTACGGCGTGCGCCGGCGGCACATCATGGGCCGGCACTGCGACGGCCTGATGAACTACCCCTTCCGCAACGCGGTGCTGTCCTATTTAAAGGGCGGCGACGCCGCCGACTTTGTCAATGCGATGGAGACTCTGCGGGAAAACTACCCCCGCTTTGCCTACTACTCCGCCATGAACTCTCTGGGCACCCACGACACGGCCCGCATCCTCACCCTGCTGGGGGCAGAGGAGGGCTGTGAGCACCAGAGCAAGGAGTGGCGCTCCAACTACCGCCTGGGACCTGACCAGCGCCGCCGGGCCAAGGAGCTGCTGAAGCTGGGCGCAGCCCTGATGTTTGCGTTCCCCGGCTCCCCCACCGTGTACTACGGCGACGAGGCGGGCATGGAGGGCTTTGAGGACCCCTTCAACCGCCGCACCTTCCCCTGGGGAAGGGAGGACTCGGAGCTGATGGGCTGGTTCTCCCGTTTGGGCCACATGCGCAAGCAGAGCTCCGCCCTGCGCCAGGGAGATATCCACTACCGGGTGGGCAAGGGGCCGGTGCTGGCCTTCACCCGCACCCAGGGAGGGGAGACCATCCTGGCCGCCTTCAATACCGGCAGCGAGGAGGCCACCCTGCGCCTGCGGGAACACGAGGGCGTGCAGCTGCTGCTGGGCTCCGCCCGGTTCCACATCGGCCCCGAGGGCCATCTGCTCACCTTGCAGCCCCGTACCGGCAGCCTGCTGCAGATTGTACCCATGGAGGAAGAAGAATAA
- a CDS encoding YlmH/Sll1252 family protein, with product MTKTELLDRCARSGEERVLLSRVLDKLELSQNRGIPAHTPFLSPGERASVTDLLSAWGHPRHVFFGGYPDAERTVCLFLPDWQEEEDAIADPEGPLAALEATFPNGAELSHRDILGSLMGLGITREKLGDILVEGNRCQVLALRDALPILLSQWESAGRWKAKLREISLSELTPKPPQVKTIRDTVAALRLDAVLASGFSTSRSKAAQLVSAGRVSVNHRECMKSDRTVEQGDVLSCRRLGKCVVKEVLGQSKKGRIMLILERYI from the coding sequence ATGACAAAGACCGAACTGTTGGACCGCTGCGCCCGCAGCGGCGAGGAGCGGGTGCTTCTCTCCCGGGTGCTGGACAAGCTGGAGCTGTCCCAAAACCGGGGCATCCCCGCCCATACTCCCTTTCTCTCCCCGGGAGAGCGGGCGTCCGTGACCGATTTGCTCTCCGCCTGGGGGCACCCTCGGCACGTGTTTTTCGGCGGCTACCCCGATGCCGAGCGCACCGTGTGTCTCTTTCTCCCCGACTGGCAGGAGGAAGAGGACGCTATCGCCGACCCGGAGGGTCCTCTGGCCGCTTTGGAGGCCACCTTTCCCAACGGGGCAGAGTTGTCCCACCGGGACATTCTGGGCTCCCTCATGGGGCTTGGAATCACCCGGGAGAAGCTGGGGGACATTTTGGTGGAGGGAAACCGCTGCCAGGTCCTGGCCCTGCGGGACGCCCTGCCCATCCTTCTGAGCCAGTGGGAGTCCGCCGGTCGGTGGAAGGCCAAGCTGCGGGAAATTTCCCTCTCGGAGCTCACCCCCAAGCCGCCTCAGGTGAAGACCATCCGGGACACGGTGGCCGCCCTGCGGCTGGACGCGGTGCTGGCCTCCGGGTTTTCCACCTCCCGCTCCAAGGCCGCTCAGCTGGTGAGCGCCGGGCGGGTATCGGTGAACCACCGGGAGTGTATGAAAAGCGACCGCACCGTAGAGCAGGGGGACGTGCTCTCCTGCCGGAGGCTGGGCAAGTGCGTGGTCAAAGAAGTGCTGGGCCAGTCCAAAAAGGGCCGGATCATGCTGATTTTAGAGCGATATATATAA
- a CDS encoding MarR family transcriptional regulator: MANLGIDLGVLEHKLHQAHRNAVQAELNAAGLQEVGHPLLLCILRSAGDRCPDGQVQAQRELSTLLDISPAAVATSLKSLEKKGYIHREPEPGDARRNRVKLTDKGQKAVDDCFACLQRVNRRMYAGFTTQEQTQLHGFYLRALENLRLDQP, encoded by the coding sequence GTGGCAAACCTTGGCATTGATCTGGGGGTGCTGGAGCATAAACTGCACCAGGCCCACCGCAATGCGGTGCAGGCGGAGCTGAATGCTGCCGGCTTGCAGGAGGTAGGTCACCCGCTGCTGTTGTGCATTTTGCGCAGTGCGGGAGACCGCTGCCCGGACGGACAGGTCCAGGCCCAGCGGGAGCTGTCCACTCTGCTGGATATTTCTCCCGCGGCGGTAGCCACCTCGCTGAAATCCCTGGAGAAAAAGGGATATATCCACCGGGAACCTGAGCCCGGCGACGCCCGGCGCAACCGGGTGAAGCTGACCGACAAGGGCCAGAAAGCGGTGGATGACTGCTTTGCCTGCCTGCAGCGGGTGAACCGGCGGATGTACGCCGGCTTTACCACCCAGGAGCAGACCCAGCTGCACGGCTTTTATCTCCGTGCGCTGGAGAACCTGCGTCTGGACCAACCATGA
- the lexA gene encoding transcriptional repressor LexA, producing the protein MKMLTPKQQKIYDYILDFTAEHGYPPSVREIGAAVGLKSPSTVHFHLKGLEEAGVIVKAEGKTRAISLPGVSPRPVAEETDPHANQIPVVGNVAAGSPILAEECIEDYLTFDTEGLSGEHFALRVRGESMLGAGILPGDLVVVHRQSEAQSGQIVVALFEDEATVKTLRRRDGKVWLMPANDEYQPIDGTKAQILGQVVAVVRRY; encoded by the coding sequence ATGAAAATGCTGACCCCGAAACAGCAAAAAATTTACGATTATATCTTGGATTTCACGGCAGAGCACGGCTATCCCCCCTCGGTGCGGGAGATCGGCGCCGCCGTGGGCCTCAAGTCCCCCTCCACGGTCCACTTCCACCTCAAAGGGCTGGAGGAGGCGGGGGTCATCGTCAAGGCCGAGGGCAAGACCCGGGCCATCTCCCTGCCCGGCGTGTCCCCCCGCCCGGTGGCGGAGGAGACCGATCCCCACGCCAACCAGATCCCCGTGGTGGGCAACGTGGCCGCCGGCTCCCCCATCCTGGCCGAGGAGTGCATTGAGGACTACCTCACCTTTGATACCGAGGGTCTGTCCGGAGAGCACTTTGCCCTGCGGGTGCGGGGCGAGTCCATGCTGGGGGCGGGCATCCTCCCCGGCGACCTGGTGGTGGTCCACCGGCAGAGCGAGGCCCAGTCGGGCCAGATCGTGGTGGCCCTCTTCGAGGACGAGGCCACGGTGAAGACCCTGCGCCGCCGGGATGGCAAGGTGTGGCTCATGCCGGCCAACGACGAGTATCAGCCCATCGACGGCACCAAGGCCCAGATCCTGGGCCAGGTGGTAGCGGTGGTGCGGCGCTACTGA
- a CDS encoding ABC transporter ATP-binding protein, with protein MLQLFLTHLQGYKRQAVKAPILIVLEVICELLLPLVMSEIVDTAIPTGDVGYIFKMGLVMLALAGVAMFCGVFASKYAAFASQGFGANLRQCLFDKVQEFSFADIDRFSSASLITRMTNDVNAMTMMLAMGLRMLVRAPVMLVAALCISFTLNAKLALVLVVVIPLMLIAVGGLMFICTRLFETMQKKIDNLNNTLQENLVAIRVVKIFVRADYERKKFKKSNDELMNAALAVGLRIIAILPIMMLAMNGATVAVLYFGGRMVMNATFDLGQLQAFINYIVQILMSVMMVAMSLLQLSRAQACAHRINEVLNTEPSVEDKPEAEKQVLPAPKGEVEFRDVSFKYVATGTGDDVLSHISFDVKPGQFVAIVGGTGTGKSSLVNLIPRFYDVTGGAVLLDGVDVRDYPLEELRSRIGMVLQTNVLFTGTIRENLKWGKEDATEEEIIQAAKDAQAYDFIMALPDGFDTMLTQGGTNVSGGQKQRLCIARAMLRKPAVLILDDSTSAVDSATEAAIRESFAKNLKDTTVIIIAQRISSVQYADEILILEDDHIAAHGTHDELLKSSPIYQEIYQSQQEGVGE; from the coding sequence TTGCTTCAACTGTTTTTGACCCACCTCCAGGGCTACAAGCGGCAGGCCGTCAAGGCCCCCATCCTGATCGTTCTGGAGGTCATCTGCGAGCTGCTGCTCCCCCTGGTGATGTCGGAGATCGTGGATACCGCCATCCCCACCGGCGATGTGGGCTACATCTTTAAAATGGGCCTGGTGATGCTGGCTCTGGCGGGTGTGGCCATGTTCTGCGGTGTATTTGCCTCCAAATATGCCGCCTTTGCCAGCCAGGGGTTCGGCGCAAACCTGCGCCAGTGCCTCTTTGACAAGGTGCAGGAGTTCTCCTTTGCCGACATCGACCGCTTCTCCTCCGCCTCCCTCATCACCCGTATGACCAACGACGTCAACGCCATGACCATGATGCTGGCCATGGGCCTTCGTATGCTGGTGCGTGCCCCGGTGATGCTGGTGGCCGCTTTGTGTATCAGCTTTACCCTCAACGCCAAGCTGGCGCTGGTGCTGGTGGTGGTCATCCCCCTGATGCTCATTGCGGTGGGCGGACTGATGTTTATCTGTACCCGCCTGTTTGAAACCATGCAGAAGAAGATCGACAACCTGAACAACACCCTCCAGGAGAACCTGGTGGCCATCCGGGTGGTCAAGATCTTCGTGCGGGCCGACTACGAGCGGAAAAAGTTTAAAAAGTCCAACGATGAGCTGATGAATGCCGCCCTGGCCGTTGGCCTGCGCATCATTGCCATCCTGCCCATCATGATGCTGGCCATGAACGGCGCCACCGTGGCGGTGCTGTACTTCGGCGGCCGGATGGTTATGAACGCCACCTTTGATCTGGGCCAGCTGCAGGCCTTCATCAACTACATCGTCCAGATCCTCATGAGCGTGATGATGGTGGCCATGTCCCTGCTGCAGCTCTCCCGTGCCCAGGCCTGTGCCCACCGTATTAACGAGGTGCTGAACACCGAGCCCTCCGTAGAGGATAAGCCCGAGGCCGAAAAGCAGGTCCTGCCCGCCCCCAAGGGCGAGGTGGAGTTCCGGGATGTGTCCTTCAAGTATGTGGCCACCGGCACCGGAGACGATGTGCTCTCCCACATCAGCTTTGACGTAAAGCCCGGCCAGTTTGTGGCCATCGTGGGCGGCACCGGCACCGGCAAGTCCTCTCTCGTGAACCTCATCCCCCGCTTCTACGACGTCACCGGCGGCGCGGTGCTGCTGGACGGCGTGGACGTGCGGGACTACCCCTTGGAGGAACTGCGCAGCCGCATCGGCATGGTGCTCCAGACCAACGTGCTGTTCACCGGTACCATCCGGGAGAACCTGAAGTGGGGCAAGGAGGACGCTACCGAGGAGGAGATCATCCAGGCGGCCAAGGACGCCCAGGCCTACGACTTCATCATGGCGCTGCCCGATGGCTTTGATACCATGCTTACCCAGGGCGGCACCAACGTCTCCGGCGGCCAGAAGCAGCGGCTGTGCATCGCCCGGGCTATGCTCCGCAAGCCCGCAGTGCTTATCCTGGACGATTCCACCTCCGCCGTGGACTCCGCCACCGAGGCGGCCATCCGGGAGTCCTTCGCCAAGAACCTGAAGGACACCACCGTCATCATCATTGCCCAGCGCATCTCCTCGGTGCAGTACGCCGACGAGATCCTGATTCTGGAGGATGACCACATCGCCGCCCATGGCACCCATGACGAGCTGCTCAAGAGCAGCCCCATTTATCAGGAAATCTATCAATCTCAGCAGGAAGGGGTGGGTGAATAA
- a CDS encoding nucleoside kinase produces the protein MAYQLQEINRRIQSDVKEFLAECDENYSQRVSLAADKILSNIERSPIVLLSGPSGSGKTTTAMKIAEELQRRGVNTHAVAMDNYFTTINPRTAPRTPEGEIDYESPQCLDMELLSRHFIALSNGEEILIPKYEFVRQMRNDSRGTPLKLGKNEIAIFEGIHALNDQIAGRHPQATKLYISARSNVNEGSVLRFKGTWMRLTRRAVRDYNFRGTDVEDTLDMWANVRRGEKLYISPFKNKADIIFDSSLPYEVSVMKNYALPLLRAVPEENDRRSELLELIDAFRYFQPIDPELVAKDSLLREFIGGGSYSY, from the coding sequence CGCTGGCGGCGGATAAGATCCTGTCCAACATCGAGCGCAGCCCCATTGTGCTGCTCTCCGGCCCTTCCGGCTCGGGCAAGACTACCACCGCCATGAAGATCGCGGAGGAGCTGCAGCGGCGGGGAGTCAACACCCACGCCGTGGCGATGGACAACTACTTTACCACCATCAACCCCCGCACCGCGCCCCGCACCCCCGAGGGGGAGATCGACTATGAATCCCCCCAGTGCCTGGACATGGAGCTGCTCTCCCGCCACTTCATCGCCCTGTCCAACGGGGAGGAGATCCTCATTCCCAAGTATGAGTTTGTCCGCCAGATGCGCAACGACAGCCGGGGCACCCCCCTGAAGCTGGGCAAAAATGAGATCGCCATCTTCGAGGGCATCCACGCCCTCAACGACCAGATCGCCGGGCGCCATCCCCAGGCCACCAAGCTGTACATCTCCGCCCGCTCCAATGTGAACGAGGGATCTGTGCTGCGCTTCAAGGGCACCTGGATGCGCCTGACCCGCCGGGCGGTGCGGGACTACAACTTCCGGGGCACCGATGTAGAGGATACCCTGGACATGTGGGCCAATGTGCGCCGGGGCGAGAAGCTGTATATCTCCCCCTTTAAAAACAAGGCGGATATCATCTTCGACTCCTCTCTGCCCTACGAGGTGTCGGTGATGAAAAATTACGCGCTGCCTCTGCTGCGGGCCGTGCCGGAGGAGAACGACCGCCGCAGTGAGCTGCTGGAGCTCATTGACGCCTTCCGCTACTTCCAGCCCATCGACCCCGAGCTGGTGGCCAAAGACTCCCTGCTGCGGGAGTTTATCGGCGGAGGGAGCTACTCCTACTAA